Proteins found in one Pseudomonas marvdashtae genomic segment:
- a CDS encoding diaminopimelate epimerase, which produces MTRFYDARGNIYGVVSPQQVRAHGIDLPLSAAQAAQTREAWSTAAVQAFCGWAPGKAPPDAKAHRSDGLLIGPFQDEPPFDLLIVNTDGTLAERSGNGLTIFSLSLQERGWLPEDDDCLLQVHHDKHGGSPLQTSVRAAEFEGVKGFWLDLGAPSFGPLAVDAEGTESVTFNQCDVSRVPPLHALNLAWCYSQFVRIGNPHCVTLVDDAAALPSLAQMRAEPLSQNLARIAYAAPGGTGMPCLAGVNLQWASPTAEGRIDARVFERGEGPTASSGTSASAVASAAWRVGWVKAGPVRVVMPGGTAPILLEEQAGELVRVSLFGTARLLP; this is translated from the coding sequence ATGACACGATTTTATGATGCGCGTGGCAATATTTATGGCGTGGTTTCACCGCAGCAGGTCCGTGCCCATGGCATTGACTTGCCGCTGTCTGCCGCCCAGGCCGCACAAACGCGAGAAGCCTGGAGCACCGCCGCCGTGCAGGCCTTCTGCGGTTGGGCACCGGGAAAGGCACCGCCGGACGCCAAGGCCCATCGCAGTGACGGTTTATTGATCGGCCCGTTCCAGGACGAGCCGCCCTTTGATCTGCTGATCGTCAATACCGACGGCACACTGGCCGAGCGCAGTGGCAATGGGCTGACGATTTTCTCCCTGTCGCTGCAAGAACGAGGATGGCTGCCGGAGGATGATGACTGCCTGCTACAGGTTCATCACGACAAGCACGGCGGCTCACCACTGCAAACATCGGTTCGCGCCGCTGAATTCGAAGGTGTCAAAGGCTTTTGGCTGGACTTGGGCGCACCGTCGTTCGGTCCCTTGGCCGTCGATGCCGAAGGCACGGAAAGCGTGACGTTCAACCAGTGCGACGTGAGTCGCGTTCCACCGCTTCATGCATTGAACCTGGCCTGGTGCTACAGCCAGTTCGTGCGCATCGGCAATCCTCATTGCGTGACCTTGGTGGATGACGCGGCCGCGCTGCCGAGCCTTGCACAGATGCGCGCCGAGCCGCTGTCGCAAAACCTGGCTCGTATTGCCTATGCGGCGCCCGGCGGGACGGGGATGCCTTGTTTGGCGGGGGTAAACCTGCAGTGGGCATCGCCCACGGCCGAGGGACGGATCGACGCCCGGGTGTTCGAGCGGGGCGAAGGTCCCACCGCGTCGTCTGGCACCAGCGCCAGCGCCGTGGCCAGCGCTGCGTGGCGGGTGGGCTGGGTGAAGGCCGGGCCGGTGCGCGTCGTGATGCCCGGCGGCACTGCGCCGATCCTGCTGGAGGAACAGGCGGGTGAATTGGTCCGGGTCAGCCTGTTCGGCACGGCGCGGCTTCTGCCATAG
- the codA gene encoding cytosine deaminase produces MHIINARLRNREGLHELHLENGLIANIARQTEAPTLGPEDLDAGGNLVVPPFVEPHIHLDATLTAGEPRWNMSGTLFEGIECWGERKATITEEDTKTRAKKTLQALAAHGIQHVRTHVDVTDPALTALKAMLEVREESRHLVDMQIVAFPQEGIESYRNGRELMEEAIRMGADVVGGIPHFEYTRDQGVSSVKFLMDLAERTGCLVDVHCDETDDPHSRFLEVLAEEARSRDMGARVTASHTTAMGSYDNAYCAKLFRLLGHSGISFVSCPTESIHLQGRFDNFPKRRGVTRVNELLEAGMNVCFGQDSIVDPWYPLGNGNILRVLEAGLHICHMLGYRNLQSALDLVTDNSAKAMALGERYGLEPGRPANLLILSADSDYEVIRSQGLPIYSIRNGEVLMKRQMPVVEFGPQLG; encoded by the coding sequence ATGCACATCATCAACGCCCGCCTGCGCAACCGCGAAGGCTTGCATGAACTGCACTTGGAAAACGGCCTGATCGCCAACATCGCCCGCCAGACCGAGGCCCCCACCCTGGGGCCCGAAGACCTCGACGCCGGCGGCAACCTGGTGGTGCCGCCCTTCGTCGAGCCGCACATCCACCTGGACGCCACCCTCACCGCCGGTGAGCCGCGCTGGAACATGAGCGGCACGCTGTTCGAGGGCATCGAGTGCTGGGGCGAACGCAAGGCCACCATCACCGAGGAAGACACCAAGACCCGCGCCAAGAAAACCCTGCAGGCCCTTGCCGCCCATGGCATCCAGCATGTGCGCACCCACGTCGACGTGACCGATCCGGCGCTCACCGCGCTCAAGGCGATGTTGGAAGTGCGCGAGGAAAGCCGTCATCTGGTCGACATGCAGATCGTGGCTTTCCCCCAGGAAGGCATCGAGTCCTACCGCAACGGCCGCGAGCTGATGGAGGAAGCCATCCGCATGGGCGCCGACGTGGTGGGCGGCATTCCGCATTTCGAATACACCCGCGACCAGGGCGTCAGCTCCGTGAAGTTCCTGATGGACCTGGCCGAGCGCACCGGCTGCCTGGTGGATGTGCATTGCGACGAAACCGACGACCCGCATTCGCGCTTCCTGGAAGTGCTCGCCGAAGAAGCCCGCAGCCGCGACATGGGCGCCAGGGTGACCGCCAGCCACACCACGGCCATGGGTTCCTACGACAATGCCTACTGCGCCAAACTGTTCCGCCTGCTGGGGCATTCGGGCATCAGCTTCGTATCCTGCCCCACCGAAAGCATTCACCTGCAAGGACGCTTCGACAACTTCCCCAAACGCCGCGGCGTCACCCGCGTCAATGAGCTGCTCGAAGCCGGGATGAACGTGTGCTTCGGCCAGGACTCCATCGTCGATCCGTGGTATCCACTGGGCAACGGCAATATCCTGCGAGTGCTCGAAGCCGGCCTGCATATCTGTCATATGCTCGGCTACCGCAACCTGCAAAGCGCGCTGGACCTGGTCACTGACAACAGCGCCAAGGCCATGGCCCTGGGCGAACGCTACGGGCTGGAACCCGGACGCCCGGCGAACCTGCTGATCCTCTCGGCTGACAGCGACTACGAAGTGATCCGCAGCCAAGGCCTGCCGATCTACTCGATCCGCAACGGCGAAGTGCTGATGAAACGGCAGATGCCGGTGGTGGAATTTGGCCCGCAGTTGGGCTGA
- the codB gene encoding cytosine permease — MTQNDPGNDYPLSEVPMHARKGLASTAMVLLGFTFFTATMFAGGKLGVAFGFAEMLSVIVIGNLLLGLYAAGLGYIAFRSGLNSVLMGRLCFGEVGSKLSDLILGFTQIGWYAWGTATAAVVLGKYFELNQGTVLGLMVLFGLGFCATAYIGYRGLEILSYIAVPAMMLLLMLSMWVATDKVGGLDGLLAVVPTGSLDWSTAITLVFGTFVSGATQATNWTRFSRSAKVAVLASLIGFFIGNGLMVLIGAYGAIVYQQPDVVEVLLLQGFAMAAMAMLLLNIWSTQDNTIYNFAVAGCNLLRTRRRRTVTLAGAVIGTLLALLGMYDMLVPYLILLGTVIPPIGGVIMADFFFRWRGRYPRLAEAQLPAFNWPGLCAYGVGTLAAFNSPWIAPLVGIATGALTYVLLIGVLGSRTATAPLQDL, encoded by the coding sequence ATGACTCAGAACGATCCGGGCAACGACTATCCTTTGAGCGAAGTGCCGATGCATGCGCGCAAGGGTTTGGCCTCCACGGCCATGGTGCTGTTGGGCTTCACCTTTTTCACCGCGACCATGTTTGCCGGAGGCAAGCTGGGCGTGGCGTTCGGTTTCGCCGAGATGCTCAGCGTCATCGTCATTGGCAACCTGCTGCTGGGCCTGTATGCCGCAGGCCTGGGTTACATCGCCTTCAGGAGCGGGCTCAATTCGGTGTTGATGGGGCGCTTGTGTTTCGGCGAGGTGGGCAGCAAGCTCAGCGACTTGATCCTGGGTTTCACTCAGATCGGCTGGTATGCCTGGGGCACGGCCACCGCGGCGGTGGTGCTGGGCAAGTATTTCGAACTGAACCAAGGCACGGTGCTGGGGCTGATGGTGCTGTTCGGGCTGGGGTTCTGCGCCACGGCCTACATTGGCTATCGAGGGTTGGAAATCCTCTCGTACATCGCCGTCCCGGCGATGATGTTGCTGCTGATGCTGTCCATGTGGGTAGCGACGGATAAGGTCGGCGGCCTTGATGGCCTGCTGGCGGTGGTACCCACGGGCAGCCTGGACTGGTCGACCGCGATCACGCTGGTATTTGGCACCTTTGTCAGCGGTGCTACCCAGGCGACCAACTGGACACGTTTTTCCCGCTCAGCGAAGGTCGCGGTCCTGGCCAGCCTGATTGGCTTCTTTATCGGCAACGGCCTGATGGTCCTGATCGGTGCCTACGGAGCCATCGTCTATCAGCAGCCGGACGTGGTCGAAGTCCTGTTGTTGCAGGGTTTCGCCATGGCCGCGATGGCCATGCTGCTGCTCAATATCTGGAGCACCCAGGACAACACCATCTACAACTTCGCCGTGGCCGGCTGCAACCTGCTGCGCACCCGTCGCCGCAGGACGGTCACACTGGCTGGCGCGGTGATCGGCACATTGCTGGCGCTACTGGGCATGTACGACATGCTGGTGCCTTATCTGATCCTGCTTGGCACGGTCATCCCGCCCATTGGCGGCGTGATCATGGCCGATTTCTTCTTCCGCTGGCGTGGTCGCTATCCTCGATTGGCCGAGGCGCAACTGCCGGCGTTCAATTGGCCAGGCTTATGTGCCTACGGCGTCGGCACCCTCGCGGCATTCAACTCGCCATGGATCGCGCCACTGGTAGGAATCGCCACCGGCGCGCTAACGTATGTGCTATTGATCGGCGTACTGGGTAGCCGCACCGCCACCGCGCCACTCCAAGACCTATAA
- a CDS encoding alpha/beta fold hydrolase encodes MTHWPLDQVYNFDGYPIRYAVQGDGPSLVFVHGTPFSSYVWHRIAPLFFTTHKVHYFDLLGYGQSAQPDADVSLGVQNRLFARLLEHWGLDCPDVVAHDFGGATALRAHLLDGKDYRSLTLIDPVALSPWGSPFVQHVRQHEAAFSGLPDYIQRAIVPAYIRGAIKRDIPDAELAPYVQPWLGETGQAALYRQIAQMDECYTHQVQDLYPQVRCPTQILWGEDDQWIPIERGRALHNMIPGAQFHPVPNAGHLVQEDAPEAVVAALLRFLLVHVQT; translated from the coding sequence ATGACCCACTGGCCGCTGGATCAGGTCTACAACTTCGACGGATACCCCATCCGCTACGCCGTCCAAGGCGACGGCCCGTCGCTGGTGTTTGTGCACGGCACGCCATTCTCTTCTTATGTATGGCACCGGATCGCCCCGCTGTTCTTCACCACGCATAAAGTCCATTACTTCGACCTGCTGGGTTACGGCCAGTCCGCGCAACCTGACGCCGATGTGTCTCTCGGCGTGCAGAACCGCTTGTTCGCACGGCTGCTTGAGCATTGGGGCCTGGACTGTCCAGACGTCGTGGCCCATGACTTCGGCGGTGCCACCGCCTTGCGTGCGCATCTGCTCGATGGCAAGGACTACCGAAGCCTTACGCTGATCGACCCGGTGGCTTTGTCGCCCTGGGGTTCACCTTTTGTCCAGCACGTGCGCCAGCATGAAGCGGCGTTCAGCGGCTTGCCCGATTACATTCAGCGAGCCATCGTGCCGGCGTATATCCGCGGCGCAATCAAACGAGACATCCCGGACGCAGAACTGGCGCCCTATGTGCAGCCATGGCTCGGCGAGACCGGCCAGGCCGCGCTCTATCGGCAGATTGCGCAGATGGACGAGTGCTACACCCATCAGGTCCAGGACCTGTACCCGCAAGTGCGCTGCCCGACGCAAATCCTCTGGGGCGAGGATGACCAATGGATCCCCATCGAGCGCGGCCGGGCGCTGCACAACATGATTCCGGGCGCGCAGTTTCACCCGGTACCGAACGCCGGGCACTTGGTTCAGGAAGACGCGCCGGAAGCCGTCGTCGCGGCGCTGTTGCGATTTTTATTGGTGCACGTTCAGACCTGA
- the queD gene encoding 6-carboxytetrahydropterin synthase QueD — protein sequence MEIFKEFTFESAHRLPHVPDGHKCGRLHGHSFKVAIHLSGDIDPHTGWIRDFSEIKAIFKPLYERLDHNYLNDIPGLENPTSEVLAKWIWNELKPLLPELSAIRIHETCTSGCIYHGE from the coding sequence ATGGAAATCTTCAAGGAATTTACATTCGAATCCGCCCACCGCCTGCCTCACGTGCCGGATGGCCATAAGTGCGGTCGCCTTCATGGTCACTCGTTCAAGGTAGCAATCCACCTCAGTGGCGACATCGATCCGCACACCGGCTGGATTCGCGACTTCTCGGAAATCAAGGCGATCTTCAAGCCGCTCTACGAGCGCCTGGACCACAACTACCTTAATGACATTCCGGGCCTGGAAAATCCCACCAGCGAAGTCTTGGCCAAGTGGATCTGGAACGAGTTGAAGCCGTTGCTGCCGGAACTCAGCGCCATTCGTATCCATGAGACCTGCACCAGCGGTTGCATCTATCACGGCGAGTAA
- a CDS encoding patatin-like phospholipase family protein, translated as MTAIHIKYPALTLKAGPRAFQRIRQAGLKPADVGILPGAAGGPKALGIQGLDLALFGEWLPAAPRERSLIGASVGSWRFASACLPDAAEGIRRLGSLYNEQSFAKGVTMAGVSQSSQRMLNDLLDGRDLSILENPHYRLNIMVVKSHGSLALDHRARLGLGLSSVIADNLRGRARLSRHFERLIVHDPRLAPPLHPLTDFPSRFVPLVAGNLRQALLASGSIPMVMEGVRDLPGAGAGTFRDGGLLDYHLDLPYSGEDIVLYPHFTDRVIPGWFDKGLPWRRGNVERLQDVLLLAPSREYLSRLPFGKLPDRNDFKRFMGDDASRRKYWSTAMDESRRLGDEFLELAANGGLGERLLTL; from the coding sequence ATGACCGCCATTCACATCAAGTATCCTGCCCTCACGCTCAAGGCCGGCCCTCGCGCCTTCCAGCGCATCCGCCAGGCCGGCCTCAAGCCCGCCGACGTCGGCATCCTTCCGGGCGCCGCCGGTGGTCCGAAGGCCTTGGGTATCCAGGGGCTGGACTTGGCATTGTTCGGCGAATGGCTGCCCGCCGCCCCGCGAGAGCGTTCGTTGATCGGCGCTTCGGTGGGTTCCTGGCGCTTTGCTAGCGCCTGCCTGCCGGACGCTGCAGAAGGAATCCGCCGCCTGGGTAGCTTGTATAACGAACAGAGCTTTGCCAAAGGCGTGACCATGGCTGGGGTCAGCCAGAGTTCGCAACGCATGCTCAATGACTTGCTTGACGGGCGCGACCTGAGCATTCTCGAAAACCCGCATTACCGGCTCAACATCATGGTGGTCAAGAGCCACGGCAGCCTTGCACTGGATCACCGCGCACGGCTGGGTCTGGGCCTGTCGTCGGTGATCGCCGACAACCTGCGCGGCCGGGCGCGGTTGTCGCGGCATTTCGAACGGCTGATCGTGCACGATCCCCGCTTGGCGCCGCCGCTGCATCCGCTCACCGACTTCCCGTCGCGCTTCGTGCCGCTGGTGGCCGGCAACCTGCGCCAGGCGTTGCTGGCGTCGGGCTCGATCCCGATGGTGATGGAAGGCGTGCGCGACTTGCCTGGCGCCGGTGCCGGGACCTTCCGCGATGGCGGGTTGTTGGATTACCACCTCGACCTTCCCTACAGCGGCGAAGACATCGTCCTGTATCCGCACTTTACCGATCGGGTCATCCCCGGCTGGTTCGACAAGGGCCTGCCGTGGCGTCGCGGCAACGTCGAGCGCCTGCAGGACGTGTTGCTGCTGGCGCCGTCGCGCGAATACCTGTCCCGCCTGCCGTTCGGCAAACTGCCGGACCGCAACGACTTCAAGCGTTTCATGGGCGATGACGCGAGCCGTCGCAAATACTGGAGCACCGCGATGGACGAAAGCCGCCGGCTGGGCGACGAGTTCCTCGAGCTGGCCGCCAATGGCGGATTGGGCGAGCGTTTGCTGACCCTTTAG
- a CDS encoding PepSY domain-containing protein, translating into MNRLTAFSIVTLLVIGAGLAQARDLSAAEAQNLLDAGTILPFKKLNATALAEHPGATLTDTELEEEYGKYRYKVDLRDAKGIEWDLELDAVTGKVLKNHQDT; encoded by the coding sequence GTGAACCGTCTGACTGCCTTTTCCATCGTGACGCTTCTGGTGATCGGTGCCGGGCTGGCTCAAGCGCGAGACCTCAGCGCCGCCGAAGCCCAAAACCTTTTGGACGCTGGTACCATCCTGCCTTTCAAAAAACTCAACGCCACCGCCCTGGCCGAACACCCTGGCGCCACCCTGACCGATACCGAGCTGGAGGAAGAGTATGGCAAGTATCGTTACAAGGTGGACCTGCGGGATGCCAAGGGCATCGAGTGGGACCTGGAGCTCGACGCCGTCACCGGCAAGGTGCTCAAGAATCATCAGGATACGTAA
- a CDS encoding PepSY domain-containing protein, producing the protein MKFNQRTRGRWALVLLTFCSLAVARDLDQDEALQLRQQGVILPLEQLLQQALDRHPGAKLLEAELEEKNGVYIYEVELLDTDGVVRELDLEAATGRLLKDKED; encoded by the coding sequence ATGAAGTTTAATCAACGCACCCGGGGCCGCTGGGCGCTGGTGCTGCTGACATTTTGTTCGCTGGCCGTGGCGCGGGACCTGGATCAGGACGAAGCCTTGCAATTGCGCCAGCAGGGCGTGATCTTGCCGCTCGAGCAGCTGTTGCAGCAGGCGCTGGACCGGCATCCGGGCGCGAAACTGTTGGAGGCCGAGCTGGAAGAAAAAAACGGCGTCTACATTTATGAAGTCGAGCTGCTGGACACCGATGGCGTTGTGCGCGAATTGGACCTGGAGGCCGCGACCGGCCGTTTACTCAAAGATAAGGAAGACTGA
- a CDS encoding response regulator transcription factor, with protein MRLLLVEDHVPLADELMAGLARQGYAVDWLADGRDAIYQGSSEPYDLIILDLGLPGVPGLEVLAQWRAGGLTAPVLILTARGSWAERIEGLKAGADDYLTKPFHPEELHLRIQALLRRSHGQANQPTLQAAGLHLDEGRQCVIRDGAEIQLTAAEFRLLRYFMLHPEQILSKSHLAEHLYDGETERDSNVLEVHVNHLRRKLGRSVIETRRGQGYLFGGQAQ; from the coding sequence ATGCGCCTGCTATTGGTGGAGGATCACGTTCCCCTGGCCGACGAGCTGATGGCCGGGCTTGCCCGTCAGGGCTACGCCGTCGATTGGCTCGCCGATGGTCGCGACGCGATTTACCAGGGCAGTAGCGAGCCCTATGACCTGATTATCCTCGACCTTGGCCTGCCAGGGGTGCCCGGGCTTGAGGTCCTGGCCCAATGGCGTGCCGGAGGCTTGACCGCCCCGGTGCTGATTCTCACCGCCCGCGGATCCTGGGCGGAGCGTATCGAAGGGCTCAAGGCCGGCGCCGATGACTACCTGACCAAGCCGTTCCATCCAGAGGAACTGCACCTGCGGATCCAGGCGCTGTTGCGTCGTTCCCACGGCCAGGCGAACCAACCGACGCTCCAGGCGGCGGGGCTGCACCTGGACGAAGGCCGGCAGTGCGTGATTCGTGACGGCGCGGAAATCCAGCTGACCGCGGCGGAGTTTCGCTTGTTGCGCTATTTCATGCTCCACCCCGAACAGATCCTCTCCAAAAGCCATCTCGCCGAGCACCTGTACGACGGCGAGACCGAGCGCGATTCCAATGTGCTGGAAGTCCACGTCAATCACCTGCGGCGCAAACTGGGGCGCAGCGTGATCGAAACCCGTCGCGGCCAGGGGTACCTGTTCGGCGGGCAGGCGCAGTGA
- a CDS encoding ATP-binding protein, with product MRSIQRRLSLGLIGVMVVVGLVLAQTSLWLFELGLQRYLEAGLRNDSENLLVALVRGPQGLQLDERRLSPAYLRPFSGHYFRIDFADTHWRSRSLWDQELPRLDHPGLHSNLQLGPEGQKLLVLRTDYRRLGQAISISVAQDYTPVRDSFLRMQQIGVGLGLAGLLLILLLQRFTVHRALRPLERAREQIAQLQRGQRSQLDEQVPRELEPLVAQINHLLAHTEDSLKRSRNALGNLGHALKTPLAVLQSLASNEKLDPYPELRKLLLEQLEQVRQRLNRELNRARLSGDALPGAHLDCDAELPGLLATLNMIHGEHLHLAYIAPPGLHLPWDREDLLELLGNLLDNACKWADAEVRLSVIETAEGFSLVVEDDGPGIPEDRRDQVFSRGTRLDEQTDGHGLGLGIVRDIVDTWGGTLALDNSEWGGLKVVIQLPRR from the coding sequence GTGAGATCCATCCAGCGGCGCTTGAGCCTGGGCTTGATCGGCGTGATGGTCGTGGTCGGCCTGGTCCTGGCGCAGACCAGCCTGTGGCTGTTCGAACTGGGTTTGCAGCGCTACCTGGAGGCGGGATTGCGCAACGACAGCGAGAATCTGCTGGTGGCGTTGGTCCGTGGTCCGCAAGGTTTGCAACTGGACGAGCGACGTTTGTCGCCGGCTTATCTCCGGCCGTTTTCCGGGCATTACTTCCGCATCGATTTTGCCGACACGCATTGGCGCTCCCGCTCCCTCTGGGACCAGGAGCTGCCGCGGCTCGATCATCCGGGCCTGCACAGCAATCTGCAGCTGGGGCCTGAGGGTCAGAAACTGCTGGTGCTGCGCACCGACTATCGGCGCCTGGGCCAGGCGATTTCCATCAGCGTGGCCCAGGACTACACGCCGGTCCGTGACAGCTTCCTGCGGATGCAGCAGATTGGCGTTGGCCTCGGCTTGGCGGGGTTGCTGCTGATCCTGTTGTTGCAGCGCTTCACCGTGCACCGTGCCCTGCGTCCTTTAGAGAGGGCCCGGGAGCAGATTGCCCAATTGCAGCGCGGGCAGCGCTCGCAACTCGACGAACAAGTGCCCAGGGAACTGGAGCCGCTGGTGGCGCAGATCAACCATTTGCTGGCCCATACCGAAGACAGTCTCAAGCGTTCACGCAACGCCCTCGGCAACCTGGGCCATGCCTTGAAGACGCCGCTGGCGGTGCTGCAAAGCCTGGCTTCGAACGAGAAGCTCGATCCATATCCCGAGTTGCGCAAGCTGCTGCTGGAACAACTTGAGCAGGTTCGCCAGCGCCTGAACCGCGAACTCAACCGCGCCCGGCTGTCCGGCGATGCCTTGCCTGGCGCGCACCTGGATTGCGACGCCGAACTGCCGGGGCTGCTGGCGACCCTGAACATGATCCATGGCGAGCATCTGCATCTGGCTTACATCGCACCGCCCGGCTTGCACCTGCCTTGGGATCGCGAAGACCTGCTGGAGTTGCTGGGCAACCTGCTGGACAACGCCTGCAAATGGGCCGACGCCGAAGTGCGCCTGAGCGTGATCGAAACGGCCGAGGGCTTTAGCCTGGTGGTGGAAGATGACGGTCCCGGTATCCCCGAGGATCGCCGCGACCAGGTCTTCAGCCGCGGCACGCGCCTGGATGAGCAGACCGACGGCCATGGCCTGGGGCTGGGCATCGTGCGCGACATCGTTGATACCTGGGGCGGCACGCTGGCGTTGGACAACAGCGAGTGGGGCGGGTTGAAGGTCGTGATCCAACTGCCTCGGCGCTGA
- a CDS encoding Na+/H+ antiporter NhaC family protein produces MNAVIAAVGVMLVLSLSRVHVVIALIVGALVGGLMGGLGIEATLKAFNAGLGGGATVALSYALLGAFAVAIAKSGMAHALADKALAMVDRQDAAGGSGVKWVLIGLLGTVAVASQNILPIHIAFIPLLVPPLLYVLTKLQLDRRLIACVMTFGLITPYMFLPVGFGNIFLNEILLANIARSGVDVSGINVTHAMGIPALGMVFGLVLSFITYRKKRVYDLKKIAKAEQVAVRYNPLSLLVAGLAIAAAFAIQLLLDSMIIGALAGFLIFSVSGVVRWRETDDLFTEGMKMMAMIGFIMIAASGFAEVMKATGEVQSLVETSAAWIGHNKGVGVLLMLLVGLLVTMGIGSSFSTVPILATIFVPLCLQLGFSPLAIVCIVGTAGALGDAGSPASDSTLGPTSGLNIDGQHHHIWDTVVPTFIHYNLPLLAFGWVAAMVL; encoded by the coding sequence ATAAATGCAGTAATTGCCGCGGTTGGCGTCATGCTGGTGCTCAGCCTGTCCCGCGTGCATGTGGTGATCGCGCTGATTGTCGGCGCACTGGTGGGCGGCTTGATGGGCGGCCTGGGCATCGAGGCGACGCTCAAGGCGTTCAATGCCGGGCTTGGCGGCGGCGCGACAGTGGCGTTGTCCTACGCCTTGCTCGGCGCTTTCGCGGTGGCAATCGCCAAGTCAGGCATGGCCCATGCCCTGGCCGACAAAGCCCTGGCCATGGTCGATCGTCAGGACGCCGCGGGTGGTTCGGGCGTCAAGTGGGTACTGATTGGCCTGCTGGGCACGGTTGCGGTCGCTTCGCAGAATATCCTGCCGATCCACATCGCCTTCATCCCGCTGCTGGTGCCGCCACTGCTTTATGTGCTGACCAAGCTGCAACTGGATCGTCGATTGATCGCCTGCGTCATGACCTTCGGCCTGATCACGCCCTACATGTTCCTGCCGGTGGGCTTCGGCAACATCTTCCTCAACGAAATCCTCTTGGCCAATATCGCCCGCAGCGGTGTGGACGTCAGTGGCATCAACGTCACCCACGCCATGGGCATCCCGGCGCTGGGCATGGTGTTTGGCCTGGTGCTGTCGTTTATCACGTATCGCAAGAAGCGCGTCTATGACCTGAAGAAAATTGCCAAGGCCGAGCAAGTGGCCGTGCGCTACAACCCGCTGAGCCTGCTGGTGGCGGGTCTGGCGATTGCGGCGGCGTTCGCCATTCAACTGTTGCTGGATTCGATGATCATCGGCGCCTTGGCTGGCTTCCTGATTTTCTCGGTATCGGGCGTGGTGCGCTGGCGCGAGACCGACGATCTGTTCACCGAAGGCATGAAGATGATGGCGATGATCGGCTTCATCATGATCGCCGCCTCGGGGTTCGCCGAAGTGATGAAGGCCACCGGTGAAGTCCAGAGCCTGGTGGAAACCTCAGCGGCCTGGATCGGCCACAACAAGGGCGTCGGGGTATTGCTGATGCTGTTGGTGGGCTTGCTGGTGACCATGGGCATCGGCTCATCGTTTTCCACCGTGCCGATCCTGGCGACGATTTTCGTGCCGTTGTGCCTGCAACTGGGCTTCAGCCCATTGGCGATCGTCTGCATCGTCGGCACCGCCGGCGCCTTGGGCGATGCTGGCTCGCCTGCGTCGGACTCGACCCTCGGCCCGACCTCCGGCCTGAACATCGACGGCCAGCATCACCACATCTGGGATACCGTGGTCCCAACCTTCATCCACTACAACCTACCGCTGCTGGCGTTTGGTTGGGTGGCGGCGATGGTGTTGTAA
- a CDS encoding methyl-accepting chemotaxis protein produces the protein MERQRHETDQVATAINEMSSAAQEVARSAQGAAVAAQQTDEEGQSAKRVVAGSIQQIHALVNDIRSSGVSLDSLQQDVASIVSVLGVIRSIAEQTNLLALNAAIEAARAGEAGRGFAVVADEVRALASRTQQSTQEIQGMIDRLQSGTHAAVEAMRRSSEAGDGTSLQANEAGASLDTMAQLIGTINSMNAQIASAAEEQTAVAEEINRSVHQIAVAVDSVADETQLGAQTSRSLAELGQRLGKLVGQFRI, from the coding sequence ATGGAGCGCCAGCGCCACGAAACCGACCAGGTCGCCACGGCGATCAACGAGATGTCCTCCGCTGCCCAGGAAGTCGCTCGCAGTGCCCAGGGCGCCGCCGTCGCGGCCCAGCAGACCGACGAAGAAGGGCAATCGGCCAAGCGCGTGGTCGCCGGCAGCATCCAGCAGATCCATGCGCTGGTAAACGACATCCGCAGCAGCGGCGTATCTTTGGACAGCCTGCAGCAGGACGTGGCGTCGATCGTCAGTGTGCTTGGCGTGATTCGTTCGATCGCCGAGCAGACCAACCTGCTGGCGCTCAACGCTGCTATCGAGGCCGCGCGTGCCGGCGAGGCGGGCCGTGGTTTTGCGGTGGTCGCCGACGAAGTCCGCGCCCTGGCCAGCCGAACCCAGCAAAGCACCCAGGAAATCCAGGGCATGATTGACCGCCTGCAATCGGGCACGCATGCGGCGGTGGAGGCCATGCGCCGGTCCAGCGAGGCGGGCGACGGCACGTCATTGCAGGCCAACGAGGCGGGCGCGTCGCTGGACACCATGGCGCAGTTGATCGGTACCATCAATTCGATGAACGCCCAGATCGCCAGCGCGGCCGAAGAGCAGACCGCCGTGGCCGAGGAAATCAACCGCAGCGTGCACCAGATTGCCGTGGCGGTGGACAGCGTCGCTGACGAAACGCAGCTTGGCGCCCAGACCTCCCGCAGCCTGGCCGAGCTGGGCCAGCGCTTGGGCAAACTGGTGGGGCAGTTCCGGATCTGA